Proteins from one Sabethes cyaneus chromosome 2, idSabCyanKW18_F2, whole genome shotgun sequence genomic window:
- the LOC128733941 gene encoding zinc finger protein 189-like isoform X2, whose amino-acid sequence MCAAQTNPPASFNYTWGFADNSRTESVVEISPNINYTVSDATLPDGASIIVQKDAKGTITHATNKGAVRRMIVVNDPSALQQGTAQRIITTSGTTATVTTGHPAVKKHEVINQSNSALANGIIDTKTKILTTGSAGGATAFMSPLGPIQLTAEECNDILMKRAAAAVAANNQHAITTNTEGHHAAIAVQVQKVIQGLEEGEDSQATTSTHQLKIEPSLTISPKLEAVEIDYNEYVQQESDAPTPNVVPKERPYSCDQCGKSFLLKHHLTTHARVHTGERPHVCVHCGKDFAHKHCLNTHLLLHSTDRPYQCQECKKSFTLKHHLLTHSRVHSRERPFVCQECGRSFPLKRHLVTHSKFHAGERPYVCEDCGESFAQKEHLVMHSRFHGSVNPFVCPDCGATFPRKFQLVNHGKLHGRIPHSCTLCGKEFLQKRTLAAHMRIHTGDQPFPCIACGEGFRTKSELNAHNRLTHGGVNPNSSNTTIITTNTVVTTNAQQQAQAQAQAQAQAQAQAQAQAQAQAQAQAQAQAQQQAQQQAQQQQQHIEVQQIQHHQGQQTVQDVNTGNIITTISTGQSSPEASPRPQYACRECGSAFNSREALALHLRLHTGDKSLMTDLCALTAALPGHLFPVNQEYSLIGGGTTVVTTNPVMQSSPVPVQIITSSGQVVQQTLQPQSPPHQQAQVQQHQQPQQQQVQTHTTHQQQVQVVQQPQQVQQQQVQHQQTVVLAQAKPKSHYCGHCGKGFAAKHGLLLHNRRHPNGGCTVRTHVCECGKAFFQKNHLMLHQRQHLEQNQRGSAQSQAQAQQGQPQQQLVVIQQTNQEALVQQQQQQQAAAQQQAQQQQAAAQQQQQQQAQQQHQIQQQQQQQAQQQAQNQAQNNQQHAMRNLVIANQPVQVQVLESNTAQVIKYEIIHDSSRQSNVE is encoded by the exons TTACCGGACGGTGCTAGCATTATAGTCCAGAAGGATGCCAAGGGAACGATCACGCATGCCACCAACAAGGGTGCGGTGCGACGAATGATCGTGGTCAACGATCCGTCCGCGTTGCAGCAGGGCACAGCACAACG tATTATTACCACAAGTGGTACCACGGCTACCGTTACCACGGGTCATCCGGCAGTGAAGAAACATGAAGTTATAA ACCAATCTAATTCCGCCCTAGCAAACGGGATCATCGATACCAAGACAAAAATTCTAACCACGGGTTCAGCGGGTGGTGCCACCGCATTCATGTCCCCACTGGGACCGATACAGCTAACGGCCGAGGAATGTAACGATATTTTAATGAAACGGGCGGCGGCTGCAGTGGCCGCCAACAATCAACACGCCATTACGACAAACACCGAAGGCCATCATGCGG CAATTGCCGTCCAGGTGCAAAAGGTCATCCAAGGGCTGGAAGAAGGCGAAGACTCGCAGGCCACAACGTCGACACATCAACTGAAAATCGAACCATCGTTAACTATTTCGCCGAAGCTAGAAGCGGTTGAAATCGATTAT AATGAATACGTTCAACAAGAGTCAGATGCCCCTACGCCGAATGTAGTGCCGAAGGAGCGACCATACTCCTGTGACCAGTGTGGAAAGTCCTTTCTGCTGAAACATCATCTTACAACACACGCCCGCGTTCACACCG GCGAACGACCTCACGTTTGCGTTCACTGTGGTAAAGATTTTGCCCACAAACACTGCCTGAACACCCATCTGCTGCTTCATTCGACGGATCGTCCCTACCAGTGTCAGGAATGCAAGAAGAGTTTCACGTTAAAGCACCACCTGCTGACCCACTCGCGCGTGCATAGCCGCGAACGTCCTTTCGTGTGCCAGGAATGCGGTCGATCGTTTCCGTTGAAGCGTCATTTGGTGACACACAGCAAATTTCATGCCGGCGAACGGCCGTACGTCTGTGAGGATTGTGGCGAAAGCTTTGCCCAGAAGGAGCATCTAGTTATGCATTCGCGTTTCCATGGTTCGGTGAATCCGTTCGTGTGTCCCGACTGTGGAGCTACCTTCCCACGCAAATTTCAGCTGGTAAACCATGGAAAGCTTCACGGCCGCATCCCACATTCGTGCACGCTGTGCGGAAAGGAATTCCTGCAAAAGCGAACACTTGCTGCCCACATGAG GATTCACACCGGCGATCAGCCTTTCCCTTGTATTGCATGTGGCGAAGGTTTCCGTACCAAATCCGAACTGAACGCCCACAACCGATTAACCCATGGTGGTGTAAATCCAAACTCGTCGAATACCACAATCATAACCACCAATACGGTTGTTACGACAAACGCCCAACAGCAAGCCCAGGCACAAGCCCAAGCTCAGGCTCAGGCCCAAGCGCAGGCACAAGCTCAGGCGCAAGCACAAGCGCAGGCTCAAGCTCAAGCCCAAGCCCAGCAGCAGGCTCAGCAGCAAgcacagcaacaacagcagcacatCGAAGTACAACAAATCCAACACCACCAAGGACAGCAGACCGTCCAAGATGTCAACACGGGCAACATTATTACCACTATCTCCACCGGTCAGAGTTCACCGGAAGCCTCGCCGAGACCGCAGTACGCCTGCCGCGAGTGTGGTAGCGCTTTCAATAGCCGCGAAGCACTGGCGCTGCATTTGCGTCTGCACACCGGTGACAAGAGCTTGATGACAGATCTGTGCGCATTAACCGCTGCTCTTCCCGGTCACCTGTTTCCTGTCAATCAAG AATATTCACTAATAGGAGGTGGCACGACCGTTGTAACCACAAATCCTGTAATGCAATCGTCTCCCGTTCCAGTACAAATTATCACCTCCTCCGGTCAGGTGGTACAGCAAACGTTACAGCCGCAGAGCCCGCCTCATCAGCAGGCACAGGttcagcagcaccagcagccacAACAGCAGCAAGTTCAAACCCATACTACACATCAGCAGCAGGTACAGGTCGTTCAGCAACCGCAGCAAGTCCAGCAGCAGCAGGTTCAGCATCAGCAAACAGTGGTATTAGCACAGGCCAAGCCTAAATCCCACTACTGCGGACACTGTGGCAAAGGATTCGCTGCTAAACACGGACTTCTGCTACACAACCGACGTCATCCTAATGGTGGCTGTACCGTGCGAACTCATGTGTGTGAATGCGGAAAAGCATTCTTCCAGAAGAATCACCTAATGCTGCATCAGCGACAGCATCTGGAGCAGAATCAACGTGGTAGTGCTCAAAGTCAAGCGCAGGCGCAACAGGGTCAACCACAGCAACAGCTGGTAGTG attCAACAAACCAATCAGGAGGCACTtgttcagcagcaacaacaacagcaagcaGCCGCTCAACAGCAAGCACAACAACAGCAAGCAGCagcacagcagcaacaacagcaacaagctCAGCAGCAACACCAgatccagcagcagcaacagcagcaagccCAGCAGCAGGCACAGAACCAGGCCCAGAACAACCAGCAGCACGCAATGCGCAACCTGGTTATCGCTAACCAGCCTGTGCAG GTTCAGGTTCTAGAAAGTAACACGGCACAGGTGATTAAGTATGAGATCATTCACGACTCTTCGAGGCAGTCAAACGTCGAGTGA
- the LOC128733941 gene encoding zinc finger protein 189-like isoform X5, producing MMPYLQLPDGASIIVQKDAKGTITHATNKGAVRRMIVVNDPSALQQGTAQRIITTSGTTATVTTGHPAVKKHEVINQSNSALANGIIDTKTKILTTGSAGGATAFMSPLGPIQLTAEECNDILMKRAAAAVAANNQHAITTNTEGHHAAIAVQVQKVIQGLEEGEDSQATTSTHQLKIEPSLTISPKLEAVEIDYNEYVQQESDAPTPNVVPKERPYSCDQCGKSFLLKHHLTTHARVHTGERPHVCVHCGKDFAHKHCLNTHLLLHSTDRPYQCQECKKSFTLKHHLLTHSRVHSRERPFVCQECGRSFPLKRHLVTHSKFHAGERPYVCEDCGESFAQKEHLVMHSRFHGSVNPFVCPDCGATFPRKFQLVNHGKLHGRIPHSCTLCGKEFLQKRTLAAHMRIHTGDQPFPCIACGEGFRTKSELNAHNRLTHGGVNPNSSNTTIITTNTVVTTNAQQQAQAQAQAQAQAQAQAQAQAQAQAQAQAQAQAQQQAQQQAQQQQQHIEVQQIQHHQGQQTVQDVNTGNIITTISTGQSSPEASPRPQYACRECGSAFNSREALALHLRLHTGDKSLMTDLCALTAALPGHLFPVNQEYSLIGGGTTVVTTNPVMQSSPVPVQIITSSGQVVQQTLQPQSPPHQQAQVQQHQQPQQQQVQTHTTHQQQVQVVQQPQQVQQQQVQHQQTVVLAQAKPKSHYCGHCGKGFAAKHGLLLHNRRHPNGGCTVRTHVCECGKAFFQKNHLMLHQRQHLEQNQRGSAQSQAQAQQGQPQQQLVVIQQTNQEALVQQQQQQQAAAQQQAQQQQAAAQQQQQQQAQQQHQIQQQQQQQAQQQAQNQAQNNQQHAMRNLVIANQPVQVQVLESNTAQVIKYEIIHDSSRQSNVE from the exons ATG ATGCCATACTTGCAGTTACCGGACGGTGCTAGCATTATAGTCCAGAAGGATGCCAAGGGAACGATCACGCATGCCACCAACAAGGGTGCGGTGCGACGAATGATCGTGGTCAACGATCCGTCCGCGTTGCAGCAGGGCACAGCACAACG tATTATTACCACAAGTGGTACCACGGCTACCGTTACCACGGGTCATCCGGCAGTGAAGAAACATGAAGTTATAA ACCAATCTAATTCCGCCCTAGCAAACGGGATCATCGATACCAAGACAAAAATTCTAACCACGGGTTCAGCGGGTGGTGCCACCGCATTCATGTCCCCACTGGGACCGATACAGCTAACGGCCGAGGAATGTAACGATATTTTAATGAAACGGGCGGCGGCTGCAGTGGCCGCCAACAATCAACACGCCATTACGACAAACACCGAAGGCCATCATGCGG CAATTGCCGTCCAGGTGCAAAAGGTCATCCAAGGGCTGGAAGAAGGCGAAGACTCGCAGGCCACAACGTCGACACATCAACTGAAAATCGAACCATCGTTAACTATTTCGCCGAAGCTAGAAGCGGTTGAAATCGATTAT AATGAATACGTTCAACAAGAGTCAGATGCCCCTACGCCGAATGTAGTGCCGAAGGAGCGACCATACTCCTGTGACCAGTGTGGAAAGTCCTTTCTGCTGAAACATCATCTTACAACACACGCCCGCGTTCACACCG GCGAACGACCTCACGTTTGCGTTCACTGTGGTAAAGATTTTGCCCACAAACACTGCCTGAACACCCATCTGCTGCTTCATTCGACGGATCGTCCCTACCAGTGTCAGGAATGCAAGAAGAGTTTCACGTTAAAGCACCACCTGCTGACCCACTCGCGCGTGCATAGCCGCGAACGTCCTTTCGTGTGCCAGGAATGCGGTCGATCGTTTCCGTTGAAGCGTCATTTGGTGACACACAGCAAATTTCATGCCGGCGAACGGCCGTACGTCTGTGAGGATTGTGGCGAAAGCTTTGCCCAGAAGGAGCATCTAGTTATGCATTCGCGTTTCCATGGTTCGGTGAATCCGTTCGTGTGTCCCGACTGTGGAGCTACCTTCCCACGCAAATTTCAGCTGGTAAACCATGGAAAGCTTCACGGCCGCATCCCACATTCGTGCACGCTGTGCGGAAAGGAATTCCTGCAAAAGCGAACACTTGCTGCCCACATGAG GATTCACACCGGCGATCAGCCTTTCCCTTGTATTGCATGTGGCGAAGGTTTCCGTACCAAATCCGAACTGAACGCCCACAACCGATTAACCCATGGTGGTGTAAATCCAAACTCGTCGAATACCACAATCATAACCACCAATACGGTTGTTACGACAAACGCCCAACAGCAAGCCCAGGCACAAGCCCAAGCTCAGGCTCAGGCCCAAGCGCAGGCACAAGCTCAGGCGCAAGCACAAGCGCAGGCTCAAGCTCAAGCCCAAGCCCAGCAGCAGGCTCAGCAGCAAgcacagcaacaacagcagcacatCGAAGTACAACAAATCCAACACCACCAAGGACAGCAGACCGTCCAAGATGTCAACACGGGCAACATTATTACCACTATCTCCACCGGTCAGAGTTCACCGGAAGCCTCGCCGAGACCGCAGTACGCCTGCCGCGAGTGTGGTAGCGCTTTCAATAGCCGCGAAGCACTGGCGCTGCATTTGCGTCTGCACACCGGTGACAAGAGCTTGATGACAGATCTGTGCGCATTAACCGCTGCTCTTCCCGGTCACCTGTTTCCTGTCAATCAAG AATATTCACTAATAGGAGGTGGCACGACCGTTGTAACCACAAATCCTGTAATGCAATCGTCTCCCGTTCCAGTACAAATTATCACCTCCTCCGGTCAGGTGGTACAGCAAACGTTACAGCCGCAGAGCCCGCCTCATCAGCAGGCACAGGttcagcagcaccagcagccacAACAGCAGCAAGTTCAAACCCATACTACACATCAGCAGCAGGTACAGGTCGTTCAGCAACCGCAGCAAGTCCAGCAGCAGCAGGTTCAGCATCAGCAAACAGTGGTATTAGCACAGGCCAAGCCTAAATCCCACTACTGCGGACACTGTGGCAAAGGATTCGCTGCTAAACACGGACTTCTGCTACACAACCGACGTCATCCTAATGGTGGCTGTACCGTGCGAACTCATGTGTGTGAATGCGGAAAAGCATTCTTCCAGAAGAATCACCTAATGCTGCATCAGCGACAGCATCTGGAGCAGAATCAACGTGGTAGTGCTCAAAGTCAAGCGCAGGCGCAACAGGGTCAACCACAGCAACAGCTGGTAGTG attCAACAAACCAATCAGGAGGCACTtgttcagcagcaacaacaacagcaagcaGCCGCTCAACAGCAAGCACAACAACAGCAAGCAGCagcacagcagcaacaacagcaacaagctCAGCAGCAACACCAgatccagcagcagcaacagcagcaagccCAGCAGCAGGCACAGAACCAGGCCCAGAACAACCAGCAGCACGCAATGCGCAACCTGGTTATCGCTAACCAGCCTGTGCAG GTTCAGGTTCTAGAAAGTAACACGGCACAGGTGATTAAGTATGAGATCATTCACGACTCTTCGAGGCAGTCAAACGTCGAGTGA
- the LOC128733941 gene encoding zinc finger protein 189-like isoform X3, whose product MCAAQTNPPASFNYTWGFADNSRTESVVEISPNINYTVSDATMPYLQLPDGASIIVQKDAKGTITHATNKGAVRRMIVVNDPSALQQGTAQRIITTSGTTATVTTGHPAVKKHEVITNGIIDTKTKILTTGSAGGATAFMSPLGPIQLTAEECNDILMKRAAAAVAANNQHAITTNTEGHHAAIAVQVQKVIQGLEEGEDSQATTSTHQLKIEPSLTISPKLEAVEIDYNEYVQQESDAPTPNVVPKERPYSCDQCGKSFLLKHHLTTHARVHTGERPHVCVHCGKDFAHKHCLNTHLLLHSTDRPYQCQECKKSFTLKHHLLTHSRVHSRERPFVCQECGRSFPLKRHLVTHSKFHAGERPYVCEDCGESFAQKEHLVMHSRFHGSVNPFVCPDCGATFPRKFQLVNHGKLHGRIPHSCTLCGKEFLQKRTLAAHMRIHTGDQPFPCIACGEGFRTKSELNAHNRLTHGGVNPNSSNTTIITTNTVVTTNAQQQAQAQAQAQAQAQAQAQAQAQAQAQAQAQAQAQQQAQQQAQQQQQHIEVQQIQHHQGQQTVQDVNTGNIITTISTGQSSPEASPRPQYACRECGSAFNSREALALHLRLHTGDKSLMTDLCALTAALPGHLFPVNQEYSLIGGGTTVVTTNPVMQSSPVPVQIITSSGQVVQQTLQPQSPPHQQAQVQQHQQPQQQQVQTHTTHQQQVQVVQQPQQVQQQQVQHQQTVVLAQAKPKSHYCGHCGKGFAAKHGLLLHNRRHPNGGCTVRTHVCECGKAFFQKNHLMLHQRQHLEQNQRGSAQSQAQAQQGQPQQQLVVIQQTNQEALVQQQQQQQAAAQQQAQQQQAAAQQQQQQQAQQQHQIQQQQQQQAQQQAQNQAQNNQQHAMRNLVIANQPVQVQVLESNTAQVIKYEIIHDSSRQSNVE is encoded by the exons ATGCCATACTTGCAGTTACCGGACGGTGCTAGCATTATAGTCCAGAAGGATGCCAAGGGAACGATCACGCATGCCACCAACAAGGGTGCGGTGCGACGAATGATCGTGGTCAACGATCCGTCCGCGTTGCAGCAGGGCACAGCACAACG tATTATTACCACAAGTGGTACCACGGCTACCGTTACCACGGGTCATCCGGCAGTGAAGAAACATGAAGTTATAA CAAACGGGATCATCGATACCAAGACAAAAATTCTAACCACGGGTTCAGCGGGTGGTGCCACCGCATTCATGTCCCCACTGGGACCGATACAGCTAACGGCCGAGGAATGTAACGATATTTTAATGAAACGGGCGGCGGCTGCAGTGGCCGCCAACAATCAACACGCCATTACGACAAACACCGAAGGCCATCATGCGG CAATTGCCGTCCAGGTGCAAAAGGTCATCCAAGGGCTGGAAGAAGGCGAAGACTCGCAGGCCACAACGTCGACACATCAACTGAAAATCGAACCATCGTTAACTATTTCGCCGAAGCTAGAAGCGGTTGAAATCGATTAT AATGAATACGTTCAACAAGAGTCAGATGCCCCTACGCCGAATGTAGTGCCGAAGGAGCGACCATACTCCTGTGACCAGTGTGGAAAGTCCTTTCTGCTGAAACATCATCTTACAACACACGCCCGCGTTCACACCG GCGAACGACCTCACGTTTGCGTTCACTGTGGTAAAGATTTTGCCCACAAACACTGCCTGAACACCCATCTGCTGCTTCATTCGACGGATCGTCCCTACCAGTGTCAGGAATGCAAGAAGAGTTTCACGTTAAAGCACCACCTGCTGACCCACTCGCGCGTGCATAGCCGCGAACGTCCTTTCGTGTGCCAGGAATGCGGTCGATCGTTTCCGTTGAAGCGTCATTTGGTGACACACAGCAAATTTCATGCCGGCGAACGGCCGTACGTCTGTGAGGATTGTGGCGAAAGCTTTGCCCAGAAGGAGCATCTAGTTATGCATTCGCGTTTCCATGGTTCGGTGAATCCGTTCGTGTGTCCCGACTGTGGAGCTACCTTCCCACGCAAATTTCAGCTGGTAAACCATGGAAAGCTTCACGGCCGCATCCCACATTCGTGCACGCTGTGCGGAAAGGAATTCCTGCAAAAGCGAACACTTGCTGCCCACATGAG GATTCACACCGGCGATCAGCCTTTCCCTTGTATTGCATGTGGCGAAGGTTTCCGTACCAAATCCGAACTGAACGCCCACAACCGATTAACCCATGGTGGTGTAAATCCAAACTCGTCGAATACCACAATCATAACCACCAATACGGTTGTTACGACAAACGCCCAACAGCAAGCCCAGGCACAAGCCCAAGCTCAGGCTCAGGCCCAAGCGCAGGCACAAGCTCAGGCGCAAGCACAAGCGCAGGCTCAAGCTCAAGCCCAAGCCCAGCAGCAGGCTCAGCAGCAAgcacagcaacaacagcagcacatCGAAGTACAACAAATCCAACACCACCAAGGACAGCAGACCGTCCAAGATGTCAACACGGGCAACATTATTACCACTATCTCCACCGGTCAGAGTTCACCGGAAGCCTCGCCGAGACCGCAGTACGCCTGCCGCGAGTGTGGTAGCGCTTTCAATAGCCGCGAAGCACTGGCGCTGCATTTGCGTCTGCACACCGGTGACAAGAGCTTGATGACAGATCTGTGCGCATTAACCGCTGCTCTTCCCGGTCACCTGTTTCCTGTCAATCAAG AATATTCACTAATAGGAGGTGGCACGACCGTTGTAACCACAAATCCTGTAATGCAATCGTCTCCCGTTCCAGTACAAATTATCACCTCCTCCGGTCAGGTGGTACAGCAAACGTTACAGCCGCAGAGCCCGCCTCATCAGCAGGCACAGGttcagcagcaccagcagccacAACAGCAGCAAGTTCAAACCCATACTACACATCAGCAGCAGGTACAGGTCGTTCAGCAACCGCAGCAAGTCCAGCAGCAGCAGGTTCAGCATCAGCAAACAGTGGTATTAGCACAGGCCAAGCCTAAATCCCACTACTGCGGACACTGTGGCAAAGGATTCGCTGCTAAACACGGACTTCTGCTACACAACCGACGTCATCCTAATGGTGGCTGTACCGTGCGAACTCATGTGTGTGAATGCGGAAAAGCATTCTTCCAGAAGAATCACCTAATGCTGCATCAGCGACAGCATCTGGAGCAGAATCAACGTGGTAGTGCTCAAAGTCAAGCGCAGGCGCAACAGGGTCAACCACAGCAACAGCTGGTAGTG attCAACAAACCAATCAGGAGGCACTtgttcagcagcaacaacaacagcaagcaGCCGCTCAACAGCAAGCACAACAACAGCAAGCAGCagcacagcagcaacaacagcaacaagctCAGCAGCAACACCAgatccagcagcagcaacagcagcaagccCAGCAGCAGGCACAGAACCAGGCCCAGAACAACCAGCAGCACGCAATGCGCAACCTGGTTATCGCTAACCAGCCTGTGCAG GTTCAGGTTCTAGAAAGTAACACGGCACAGGTGATTAAGTATGAGATCATTCACGACTCTTCGAGGCAGTCAAACGTCGAGTGA
- the LOC128733941 gene encoding zinc finger protein 189-like isoform X7, which produces MGLLLLDKTLLSLNFANGIIDTKTKILTTGSAGGATAFMSPLGPIQLTAEECNDILMKRAAAAVAANNQHAITTNTEGHHAAIAVQVQKVIQGLEEGEDSQATTSTHQLKIEPSLTISPKLEAVEIDYNEYVQQESDAPTPNVVPKERPYSCDQCGKSFLLKHHLTTHARVHTGERPHVCVHCGKDFAHKHCLNTHLLLHSTDRPYQCQECKKSFTLKHHLLTHSRVHSRERPFVCQECGRSFPLKRHLVTHSKFHAGERPYVCEDCGESFAQKEHLVMHSRFHGSVNPFVCPDCGATFPRKFQLVNHGKLHGRIPHSCTLCGKEFLQKRTLAAHMRIHTGDQPFPCIACGEGFRTKSELNAHNRLTHGGVNPNSSNTTIITTNTVVTTNAQQQAQAQAQAQAQAQAQAQAQAQAQAQAQAQAQAQQQAQQQAQQQQQHIEVQQIQHHQGQQTVQDVNTGNIITTISTGQSSPEASPRPQYACRECGSAFNSREALALHLRLHTGDKSLMTDLCALTAALPGHLFPVNQEYSLIGGGTTVVTTNPVMQSSPVPVQIITSSGQVVQQTLQPQSPPHQQAQVQQHQQPQQQQVQTHTTHQQQVQVVQQPQQVQQQQVQHQQTVVLAQAKPKSHYCGHCGKGFAAKHGLLLHNRRHPNGGCTVRTHVCECGKAFFQKNHLMLHQRQHLEQNQRGSAQSQAQAQQGQPQQQLVVIQQTNQEALVQQQQQQQAAAQQQAQQQQAAAQQQQQQQAQQQHQIQQQQQQQAQQQAQNQAQNNQQHAMRNLVIANQPVQVQVLESNTAQVIKYEIIHDSSRQSNVE; this is translated from the exons ATGGGCTTATTGCttttagataaaactttacttagtttaaattttg CAAACGGGATCATCGATACCAAGACAAAAATTCTAACCACGGGTTCAGCGGGTGGTGCCACCGCATTCATGTCCCCACTGGGACCGATACAGCTAACGGCCGAGGAATGTAACGATATTTTAATGAAACGGGCGGCGGCTGCAGTGGCCGCCAACAATCAACACGCCATTACGACAAACACCGAAGGCCATCATGCGG CAATTGCCGTCCAGGTGCAAAAGGTCATCCAAGGGCTGGAAGAAGGCGAAGACTCGCAGGCCACAACGTCGACACATCAACTGAAAATCGAACCATCGTTAACTATTTCGCCGAAGCTAGAAGCGGTTGAAATCGATTAT AATGAATACGTTCAACAAGAGTCAGATGCCCCTACGCCGAATGTAGTGCCGAAGGAGCGACCATACTCCTGTGACCAGTGTGGAAAGTCCTTTCTGCTGAAACATCATCTTACAACACACGCCCGCGTTCACACCG GCGAACGACCTCACGTTTGCGTTCACTGTGGTAAAGATTTTGCCCACAAACACTGCCTGAACACCCATCTGCTGCTTCATTCGACGGATCGTCCCTACCAGTGTCAGGAATGCAAGAAGAGTTTCACGTTAAAGCACCACCTGCTGACCCACTCGCGCGTGCATAGCCGCGAACGTCCTTTCGTGTGCCAGGAATGCGGTCGATCGTTTCCGTTGAAGCGTCATTTGGTGACACACAGCAAATTTCATGCCGGCGAACGGCCGTACGTCTGTGAGGATTGTGGCGAAAGCTTTGCCCAGAAGGAGCATCTAGTTATGCATTCGCGTTTCCATGGTTCGGTGAATCCGTTCGTGTGTCCCGACTGTGGAGCTACCTTCCCACGCAAATTTCAGCTGGTAAACCATGGAAAGCTTCACGGCCGCATCCCACATTCGTGCACGCTGTGCGGAAAGGAATTCCTGCAAAAGCGAACACTTGCTGCCCACATGAG GATTCACACCGGCGATCAGCCTTTCCCTTGTATTGCATGTGGCGAAGGTTTCCGTACCAAATCCGAACTGAACGCCCACAACCGATTAACCCATGGTGGTGTAAATCCAAACTCGTCGAATACCACAATCATAACCACCAATACGGTTGTTACGACAAACGCCCAACAGCAAGCCCAGGCACAAGCCCAAGCTCAGGCTCAGGCCCAAGCGCAGGCACAAGCTCAGGCGCAAGCACAAGCGCAGGCTCAAGCTCAAGCCCAAGCCCAGCAGCAGGCTCAGCAGCAAgcacagcaacaacagcagcacatCGAAGTACAACAAATCCAACACCACCAAGGACAGCAGACCGTCCAAGATGTCAACACGGGCAACATTATTACCACTATCTCCACCGGTCAGAGTTCACCGGAAGCCTCGCCGAGACCGCAGTACGCCTGCCGCGAGTGTGGTAGCGCTTTCAATAGCCGCGAAGCACTGGCGCTGCATTTGCGTCTGCACACCGGTGACAAGAGCTTGATGACAGATCTGTGCGCATTAACCGCTGCTCTTCCCGGTCACCTGTTTCCTGTCAATCAAG AATATTCACTAATAGGAGGTGGCACGACCGTTGTAACCACAAATCCTGTAATGCAATCGTCTCCCGTTCCAGTACAAATTATCACCTCCTCCGGTCAGGTGGTACAGCAAACGTTACAGCCGCAGAGCCCGCCTCATCAGCAGGCACAGGttcagcagcaccagcagccacAACAGCAGCAAGTTCAAACCCATACTACACATCAGCAGCAGGTACAGGTCGTTCAGCAACCGCAGCAAGTCCAGCAGCAGCAGGTTCAGCATCAGCAAACAGTGGTATTAGCACAGGCCAAGCCTAAATCCCACTACTGCGGACACTGTGGCAAAGGATTCGCTGCTAAACACGGACTTCTGCTACACAACCGACGTCATCCTAATGGTGGCTGTACCGTGCGAACTCATGTGTGTGAATGCGGAAAAGCATTCTTCCAGAAGAATCACCTAATGCTGCATCAGCGACAGCATCTGGAGCAGAATCAACGTGGTAGTGCTCAAAGTCAAGCGCAGGCGCAACAGGGTCAACCACAGCAACAGCTGGTAGTG attCAACAAACCAATCAGGAGGCACTtgttcagcagcaacaacaacagcaagcaGCCGCTCAACAGCAAGCACAACAACAGCAAGCAGCagcacagcagcaacaacagcaacaagctCAGCAGCAACACCAgatccagcagcagcaacagcagcaagccCAGCAGCAGGCACAGAACCAGGCCCAGAACAACCAGCAGCACGCAATGCGCAACCTGGTTATCGCTAACCAGCCTGTGCAG GTTCAGGTTCTAGAAAGTAACACGGCACAGGTGATTAAGTATGAGATCATTCACGACTCTTCGAGGCAGTCAAACGTCGAGTGA